The Glycine soja cultivar W05 chromosome 8, ASM419377v2, whole genome shotgun sequence genome has a window encoding:
- the LOC114424535 gene encoding uncharacterized protein LOC114424535 isoform X2, which yields MANTCCPIELEPRTLNQVQFTQAREVAAEVVQKLQPREASALFIEGLMHPIQEVMHMDENGNLTEKLVDCMKKAESIPDDKACHCQCSCAAVNPFKEPLSAPF from the exons ATGGCGAACACTTGTTGTCCCATTGAGCTGGAGCCTAGGACACTGAATCAAGTGCAGTTCACTCAAGCAAGG GAAGTAGCTGCAGAGGTGGTTCAAAAGTTGCAACCACGTGAAGCATCAGCTCTGTTTATTGAG GGGCTCATGCATCCAATACAGGAGGTGATGCACATGGATGAAAACGGAAACCTAACTGAGAAGCTCGTTGATTGCATGAAGAAGGCTGAGTCTATCCCTGATGACAAAGCTTGCCATTGCCAGTGCTCGTGCGCTGCTGTAAACCCATTTAAAGAACCACTTTCTGCACCGTTTTGA
- the LOC114423065 gene encoding GATA transcription factor 9-like: protein MEAPEYFVGGYFGAGGAEQFSLSEKRHSDQKTGEPFAIDDLLDFSHADAIMSDGFFDNVTGNSTDSSTVTAVDSCNSSISGSDNHFATAIVPRCYHSDPQFSGELCVPYDEMAELEWLSNFVEDSFSAEEELKTLQLLSGGGAASTAIGAKPQTPESSSSTDTLPPFASDGTLRNAPFLHSETPRPGKARSKRSRAAPGDWSTRLLHLVAPEKEKPPQAKKREGTNVECSGRKCLHCGAEKTPQWRTGPMGPKTLCNACGVRFKSGRLVPEYRPAASPTFMSTKHSNSHRKVLELRRQKEMQRQQHHQQLMSQSSIFGVSNGGDEFSIHHHHHNHHLHCGPDFRHVI, encoded by the exons ATGGAGGCGCCGGAATACTTCGTCGGAGGCTATTTTGGCGCCGGAGGAGCCGAACAGTTCTCTCTGTCGGAAAAGCGCCACTCCGACCAGAAAACTGGCGAGCCTTTCGCCATTGACGACCTCCTCGACTTCTCCCATGCGGATGCCATTATGTCCGACGGTTTCTTCGACAATGTCACCGGAAACTCCACTGACTCCTCCACTGTCACCGCCGTCGACAGCTGCAACTCCTCAATTTCCGGCAGCGACAACCACTTCGCCACCGCCATTGTCCCCCGCTGCTACCACAGCGATCCTCAATTCTCCGGAGAACTCTGCGTTCCG TATGATGAAATGGCGGAACTGGAATGGCTCTCGAACTTCGTGGAAGACTCGTTCTCCGCCGAGGAGGAGCTGAAGACGCTGCAGCTGCTCTCGGGCGGCGGCGCCGCGTCCACCGCCATTGGCGCGAAACCGCAGACGCCGGAGTCCTCCTCCTCCACCGACACGCTTCCGCCGTTCGCCTCCGACGGCACCTTGCGAAACGCACCGTTTCTCCACTCGGAAACTCCTCGCCCAGGGAAGGCACGCAGCAAGCGCTCACGCGCGGCGCCGGGGGACTGGTCCACGCGCCTGCTCCACCTGGTCGCGCCGGAGAAGGAGAAGCCGCCGCAGGCGAAGAAGAGAGAGGGAACGAATGTGGAGTGTTCCGGACGCAAATGCCTTCACTGCGGCGCGGAGAAGACGCCGCAGTGGCGAACGGGACCGATGGGACCGAAAACTCTATGCAACGCGTGCGGCGTGAGGTTCAAGTCCGGGAGGCTGGTGCCGGAATACCGGCCGGCGGCGAGTCCAACGTTCATGTCAACGAAGCATTCGAATTCGCATCGGAAGGTTTTGGAGCTCAGGCGGCAGAAGGAGATGCAACGACAGCAGCATCATCAGCAGTTGATGAGTCAAAGTTCAATTTTCGGCGTATCCAACGGTGGAGATGAATTCTCgatccatcatcatcatcataatcatcacCTCCATTGTGGGCCAGACTTTAGACACGTTATTTAG
- the LOC114424535 gene encoding uncharacterized protein LOC114424535 isoform X1, translated as MANTCCPIELEPRTLNQVQFTQAREVAAEVVQKLQPREASALFIEEVMHMDENGNLTEKLVDCMKKAESIPDDKACHCQCSCAAVNPFKEPLSAPF; from the exons ATGGCGAACACTTGTTGTCCCATTGAGCTGGAGCCTAGGACACTGAATCAAGTGCAGTTCACTCAAGCAAGG GAAGTAGCTGCAGAGGTGGTTCAAAAGTTGCAACCACGTGAAGCATCAGCTCTGTTTATTGAG GAGGTGATGCACATGGATGAAAACGGAAACCTAACTGAGAAGCTCGTTGATTGCATGAAGAAGGCTGAGTCTATCCCTGATGACAAAGCTTGCCATTGCCAGTGCTCGTGCGCTGCTGTAAACCCATTTAAAGAACCACTTTCTGCACCGTTTTGA